Genomic segment of uncultured Umboniibacter sp.:
CCCCTCGAATTACCTAAGTCATCAAGCTAAGTATTTTCATCTCTACTTGAATTCCTTTGGTAGTTCATAAGTCGCTAGAGAAAATTGCGCCCTAATAAAGCGCAAAAAAGGGAGTTTTCAGTCGGCGCTTTGACGGCATACCATGGAAATCTGACGAGCTCCTATAGCCATCGCTTCCAACGAAAATATAATATCATCAGTATTGTTAGCCCCACACAACTAATGCTAACCCACCAAAACGCTTGGTCGTTTTCTACGCCTGGCATTCCGCCAACATTAATGCCCATTAATCCGGTGAAGAATCCTAGCGGAAGAAACAGGGCGGCAACGATAGTCAGCAAGTAACTTCGTTGATTGAGCTGTTCGGCCGATCGAGCAGCTAACTCCTCGAGTGCCATGGCAGTTCTCTCGCGAACTAAATCTAAATCCTCAACATGACGAACCTGACGATCTGAAATACTGCGTAACCTCAGCCGGTCTGAGTCATCTAACCAAGTTAATGGTTCACTTTCCAGACGATGCAGTGCTTCACGCTGAGGCGTTAGATAGCGTTTTAGACTAATTACTCTGCGTCTCAACTTCATTAAATCCGTTCGTAAAGACTGGTCATCATCATCCAGCAATCGCTGTTCATTGTTAAGCAGTTCATCTTCTAACGCATCCACGGTGTTAGTCATCCGGCCAACAATCGCCTCAATCCAATCTACCAACAACTGTCCGATGGACACTGGGCCCTCTTGCTCATTGAGTTTCGCCAACACATCTTGAGTAGATAATAAATGCCTTCGTCGTGTTGAAATCATTCGCTGCCCATCGGTCCATATTCGCACGGCAACCATGTCCTCTGGTTCCGCACCTTCATTAAGGTTAACGCCGCGTAGGATGAGCAGTAAATTGTCATTGCGACGTAGGAAGTTGGGGCGAGTATCCTCGGATAACAACTCTTCAATAGCGAGCTCATTGAGGTGACTCTCATCTTGGATCCATGAGGTTGCCTGGGGATCTTCAAAGTCAAAGTGAAGCCAAATATTATTGCCATTAGCCCAAGAGGAATCATCCCATGTTAAGGTTGATACACCGCCTTTGCCATCTAATTCCAGTGCGTGAACTAGCCCGCTAGGTGCACTAATCTTCGCCATGATATTTGGCCTCTAGAAAAAAATTGTTTTGCACCACTGCTGTGGTGAACTAACACTCTGTGTTCAATATTTAGCAATCTTTTAATGCTAGTTCTTATATTGGGCTAGTCAATTTCGAGCAATAGACCACCGTCATTCGCCGCTTTTCTAGCTCAACGCTTATACCCTCGCAACCCCTAGGTTCAACCGCTAATTTCCTCGCTGAATTTACGTCTCATTAGCCTTTGGTAAACCCGAGGAAACAACCAATACAGAACTTTTGCAAAGCTCGTAAAGATATCGAAATAAAGACGTTCGTCACGACGATGAATGGCACGCATAATTTTTGTTACCACACTGTCCAGGGTCTGAACATTACCTGCAGTTGATCGAGGTTTATTCGTCATACCTCCGGCTCCATCAAGCGCATTATGCTCTATAGGCGTTGCTACGAAAGTTGGGTAAACCATTAGAATGGACAGCCCTAAATGACTACTTTCGGCGCGAAGTGTTTCAAAATACTGAGTTAGGGCTGACTTTGCTGCACAGTAGCCCGCCCTGCCCGCCACCGGCATCCAACCCGCCATAGAACCTAAGTTAACAATGAGTGTGGCATCCTGATTCAAGCGTTCAAAAAGCCCAGAAACGAGTTGCACGGGCGCGAAATAATCCACCTGCATCACTCGCTTAACAACCTCCAGTTCCGTTTCACAGGCCAGCGACCGATGAGTGATTCCTGCGCTGTTGATTAATAGCGCTAAGTTTCCGGTCAATAAATTTAGCTTGTTAAGCAATGCCTCGATTTCGCTGGTGCTCGTCAGATCTGCCACTAAGGCTTCACTCCCCGCTAAACGTGTGGAGAGCGCCGAGAGGGCTTCGCGATTGATATCCACGAGAATTAATCGGTGGCTACTCACAAGCTGCTCGGCTAATGCCTCACCAATACCTGAAGCGGCGCCGGTGATTACGGCTATGGGTTTAGTCATCTTTCGCTCGCTGTGCAGCTAAATAAAAATCAAAGGTCTCTCGTGAGCTTTTACTCGGAGTGTAAGGAAACTTTTCAATTAACTTTTTATTATCTAATACTGGACGATAGCGTAAAAAGTCGAGTTGCTCGGGACCGTAGGGAGTGAGTCGAAGTATGCGTCCGATTGACAGTAAAAAACGCAGCACGCCGGCGGGTATATCAAGCAACGGCTTACCCAATATTTTCGCCACCTCGCGTATCGATACGGCACCCGTTCCCGCAACGTTGAACACCCCCGAGATATCCCCTTCGATACCGTGAATAATGATATTGACGAGATCCTCATCCCAAATAAACACAAAGGGCGAACTCGAACCGCGCACGGCCAAAATGCGGGAGCGCTGAAATAACCGCGTTATTAAGTTATCAGTGGCCTCGCCGAGTACCGTGCCCGGGCGAAGTATTAGCTGCTGTAGTTCAGGGTTCGAATTTCTGAAGCCGGAAAGTAACTCTTCGACTAATCGCTTATGGCGTGAGTAGGAGAAGCTGTCATTACCGCGAAGCGGGTCTGTTTCAGATAACCACTCTGGGTTATCAGCATGGTAGCCATACGCAGCACCACTGCTGGTGACCGTAAAATGAGCAACCCCACCAATCAACGCACATTCGACCAGGTTTCTGGTGCCATTAACATCGATGTCATAGTCTCTAGCCTCATCCGCAGACGGACTGACGATACTGGCCAAATGAATAATATGGGTAATTCCCCAAGTTTTTAGTCGCTCAGCGAGTTGCTCAGAACGAATATCCATTTGTTGGTAGTGATAGTTGTGGCTTGCGTCAGGAGCTAAATCGATACCAAAAACGTCATAGTCTTTGCTTAGTCGAGCAACCAGACGCTTGCCGACGTAGCCCTCCGAGCCGGTAATAAGAATTCGCTTTATCATCTCCCTGCCTTGAGCAACTCAATGTTTGTCCGTCTTGCCCACCAGCTACTCAGCGCCAAACCACTGGTTAAATGCCAAATACTCCAGGCTCCTGCAATGATGGCCATCTCGCCATAACCTGGGAAAAAGCTAAAGATAATGCCCAACCCCAAACCGGAGTTCTGAATACCTGTTTCCAGCGTCACCGCTCGACGATCCGCGCTATCGAGGCGCGCCAAGGTTGCCATGCCAAAACCCATACTCAAGGCCACGAGGTTGTGCAGAATCACCAATAGCGCGTAGCCCGTTACACCTGCCGCAAATTGCTCCCAATGCGAACCCAATGCAATCAGCGCAAAGCTGAGCAGCAGTACGAGGGAGAAGCGGCGAAAGGGTGTTTCAAATCTGGCGGCGAGTGCCGGCCAACGATGACGAACTAATAAACCAAGTATCAACGGTACGATTAACACCCCGAACACAAAGCTCACAATACCCACAACGCCCACATCAATAGCCGTAACTAAGCCAGCCGTCTCGGGATTCAGTGAGGCATAAAGTAGGAAGTTTGCCGGTGTCGCGAACGCCGCCACTGAGCTCGAAACAGCGGTCATCGACACCGACAAAGCCGCGTTACCTCGTGCTAGATAGGTCATGATGTTGGAGAAGGTTCCGCCTGGGCAGCAGCCAACAAGAAGCAGGCCTAGCGCCACTTCGGCTGGCACCTTAAAAGCAATCGTAATAACGTAGCTGACGAAGGGTAAGAGAATAAACTGACAGACCAACCCTACTGCTGCAGCCTTCGGCATAACCGCCACACGTTTAAAGTCTGCTGGGGTTAGGCTCAGCGCGATGCCGAACATCATACAGCCCAACACCAAATTTAGCGCAATCATAAAGCCAGGTGACATATTAGCGCTCCAACTGCTTTTCAGTTTTCCTGAGCGCGTCGAGGTAAGCCTGTTTATTCACGTAGAATGACATTCTCTCTAATTTCAGGTAATTGAAGCCAGCATTCAGCGGCTCATAAACGCGTGAGCGAATTTTATCCCAGAGTTTATTGGCGCCCGCTCTGTTCTTCGCCCTACCCTTAATGAAGCGCGCAATAATTCGAGCTTGGTCATCTCTTGGCTGCCAACCCAAACCCGCTGCTTCAACCATCCCCACGCAGAACAGGTTATCGTGCTCGGGGGTGAACATTTTGAGGTAGAGATCCGGAGCTTCCCGCTGCCAGTTAAGATGTTTAGGATCAATAAATGGGAAATGCAGTACATAGCCGGTTGCTTCCAAAATAAGATCGTATTCAGCTAGCTTACCATCATCAAAATGTACCGCGTTGCCACTAACTTCGGTGATATTGCGCCTGACGCTAATGTCACCATGACCAATATGATGTAGAAACATCGAATTAATAACTGGGTGAGACTCATACATCTTGTAATCTGGGTCAGGCAGACCGAATTGGCTGGGTTTACCCGATATCAATCTGACCAATAGGCCATCCAATAGCTGCTTGATCTGTCCTGGCATTTTAATCAGTCCACCCAGTGTATCCGTGGGCTTACCCATGACAAATTTGGGCAGGAAGTAATAGCCGCGTCGAACCACCATATCAACCGACTTAGCGCGGTGAACCGCATCCACCGCAATATCACAGCCACTGTTACCGCAGCCGACGATAAGTACGCGTTTACCAGCAAAAATAGCCGGATCACGATACTCACTACTGTGTAGTTGTTCACCACTAAAGTCACCCGGTAGCTTCAGGCGTTTTGGCTCGTGTAGCGTCCCGTTGGCTAATACCACACCTGCCACGTCCAATTCCTCCGTTACGCCATTTGCAACGAGGCTGATTTTCCATCCGCCATCCACGGGTTCCATCCAACTGACATAAGTATTGAAACGGTAATGTTTTTTGAGGTCGAAGTGATCCGCAAACTCGCTGAAATAGGCTTGCAACTCGGTGTGCTTTGGGTAGGTGGCAACGTCATCTCGCATGGGGAAGTCATTGAACTGTGTCATCGACTTAGAGGAGATGAGATGGGCGCTGTCATACATGGTACTGGTGGAACTATTAATATCCCAAAGACCTCCCACATCGGCATGCGTTTCAACGCCAACAACGGGAATTTCCTGCTCAACTAATCTTCGTACCGCGGCCAATCCAGACGGACCCGCACCAATGACAACGTAGGGCTTCACGTACTTTCTCCTTGAACGCTAGCGCTCTGAGCTAATCATCAAACCCTAACGCTGTTCACCACCTGGACGATAAGCCTGAACAGGGGAAGCAATCCGGTTCGAAAGAACTCACTGAAGAGCACGCACGCTGAATATTATTGTTATAAAACCCAGTGTGCGCAGAGGGAAAAATTATTGCAAGTACTGGGCAGCTTCCCGCTAATCGTCCATCACTCAGATTTAACGATGAGGTACCGTTTTAGTCCTAATCAAAAGATCCAATAATTAAAGGAACGATCCACCTCATCAACGATATTAGCAAAGGCTTGAACTGTAAGTTAAACCACTACATTAATTTGAGCGCGATATAAGGAACCAGCGAGGTACAAACTAGGAATATTTTGTAGTTCGCTAGGTAGTTAAAATAGAGCTTGGGAAGTTCTGCCTCAGCGACGCCCGTCAAATTCGAATGCAGCCTAGTTATTAAGGGCCTAGCAACAATGAGTACCAGGCTTGAGATACTCAGTACAACAATATGAATGATCGACATCCAGCCTAACACTGTGGTGATCTCAGAATACCCCATGTTTGATTCCTCTAAAGACTTTCTCAATCTAATTACTGTGGATCCAGCGTGATAAAAAATTTGAACATTCAACGCGTTGGTTTAAGCAAATAAAAGGCGCTCACTGCTTTAATCGTTCTACGAAAGCCTTTAAGCCTCCTTCAAACAAGAGCCGCCAATCGTCTACGGGATCATAACCACTGACAGCACCGAATATTGCATCATGAATGGTGAGAATAACACCCGATGAAGACTTACTTAATACCAATCGTAATGAGGTGACTGCGGGACCTCCGAAAGGCGGAAGAAGATGCCCAGAAAGTAGCAACGATGACTCTTTCTCGATGGCGACCACATGGTACCAGAGCAGCCCTCCGTGCTCGCCATAATCCTCAAATAGTCTCCCCCCCGGAAAAGCTTCTAAGAGGATACCTTTGGACTTATCTGAAGTGAAAAACTCGGGCGGCCACCACAGTGCAATATCATCAACCAAAGATCTCCAGACCTCCGCGAGGGGCGCAGAAATTTCCACCGACAGTTCAAAACTTGCCGTCATTGTGGGTTCGTTAACAATTGCCATCTAATAGACTCCAATCTGTTGAACATTCAAGCTAACGGTTCAAAAAGTTTCAGAACCACCAGCGCAGCGTTATTTATCACCTTAGAGTAAATGCTCTGCCGAGGCAAAGCTACCACCTCAGTTGACGCTCACACTAACACGACTGACTCCGCTTAGATCGCAATCTCGCCGACCATTAATCCGTCAGGAATCCCCCGCTCTGACGCTGCCAAAGGGAGTAATAGAGTCCTTCCTTGGCGAGTAGTTCATGATGACTACCTACTTCAACAATGTGCCCTTGATCCATCACCACGAGTCTATCCATCGCGGCGATCGTTGAGAGTCGATGAGCAATGGCAATCACGGTCTTATCACTCATCAACTCGCTGAGACTTTCTGTGATCGCTTGCTCAATCTCTGAGTCTAAGGCCGACGTCGCTTCATCCATCACTAGGATTGGCGCGTCTTTAAGCAATACTCTGGCGATAGCAATCCGCTGACGCTGGCCGCCCGATAACTTAACGCCGCGCTCACCAACCTGGGCATCAAAGCCTGTATTACCTTGATCATCGACTAAGCCAATAATAAAATCATAGGCATGGGCCTGTTTCGCAGCGGCTATCAGTTGAGCTTCGGTCGCATCGGGTCTGCCGTAAAGAATGTTTTCGCGAATCGTTCTATGGAGCAGCGAGGTATCCTGAGTGATCATGCCAATATATTGGCGCAAGTCATCCTTAACAATATTAGCAATATCCTGATCATCTATTCGTATCGCCCCCCGCTTCAAATTGAAGAAACCCAGTAACAGGTTAACCAAAGTGGACTTCCCAGCACCCGAACGCCCCACTAAACCAATTTTTTCACCGCCCTTTATTCGCAACGAAATTTCTTCGATGACCGCGGCTTGCTCATCATAGGAAAAACCTACGCCGTCAAAGACAATTTCCCCATGATGGATGGCTAAGGGTTGCGGTTGCAGTGGTTCATCGGGAA
This window contains:
- a CDS encoding zinc transporter ZntB → MAKISAPSGLVHALELDGKGGVSTLTWDDSSWANGNNIWLHFDFEDPQATSWIQDESHLNELAIEELLSEDTRPNFLRRNDNLLLILRGVNLNEGAEPEDMVAVRIWTDGQRMISTRRRHLLSTQDVLAKLNEQEGPVSIGQLLVDWIEAIVGRMTNTVDALEDELLNNEQRLLDDDDQSLRTDLMKLRRRVISLKRYLTPQREALHRLESEPLTWLDDSDRLRLRSISDRQVRHVEDLDLVRERTAMALEELAARSAEQLNQRSYLLTIVAALFLPLGFFTGLMGINVGGMPGVENDQAFWWVSISCVGLTILMILYFRWKRWL
- a CDS encoding SDR family NAD(P)-dependent oxidoreductase produces the protein MTKPIAVITGAASGIGEALAEQLVSSHRLILVDINREALSALSTRLAGSEALVADLTSTSEIEALLNKLNLLTGNLALLINSAGITHRSLACETELEVVKRVMQVDYFAPVQLVSGLFERLNQDATLIVNLGSMAGWMPVAGRAGYCAAKSALTQYFETLRAESSHLGLSILMVYPTFVATPIEHNALDGAGGMTNKPRSTAGNVQTLDSVVTKIMRAIHRRDERLYFDIFTSFAKVLYWLFPRVYQRLMRRKFSEEISG
- a CDS encoding SDR family oxidoreductase, yielding MIKRILITGSEGYVGKRLVARLSKDYDVFGIDLAPDASHNYHYQQMDIRSEQLAERLKTWGITHIIHLASIVSPSADEARDYDIDVNGTRNLVECALIGGVAHFTVTSSGAAYGYHADNPEWLSETDPLRGNDSFSYSRHKRLVEELLSGFRNSNPELQQLILRPGTVLGEATDNLITRLFQRSRILAVRGSSSPFVFIWDEDLVNIIIHGIEGDISGVFNVAGTGAVSIREVAKILGKPLLDIPAGVLRFLLSIGRILRLTPYGPEQLDFLRYRPVLDNKKLIEKFPYTPSKSSRETFDFYLAAQRAKDD
- a CDS encoding bile acid:sodium symporter family protein, whose translation is MSPGFMIALNLVLGCMMFGIALSLTPADFKRVAVMPKAAAVGLVCQFILLPFVSYVITIAFKVPAEVALGLLLVGCCPGGTFSNIMTYLARGNAALSVSMTAVSSSVAAFATPANFLLYASLNPETAGLVTAIDVGVVGIVSFVFGVLIVPLILGLLVRHRWPALAARFETPFRRFSLVLLLSFALIALGSHWEQFAAGVTGYALLVILHNLVALSMGFGMATLARLDSADRRAVTLETGIQNSGLGLGIIFSFFPGYGEMAIIAGAWSIWHLTSGLALSSWWARRTNIELLKAGR
- a CDS encoding NAD(P)-binding domain-containing protein produces the protein MKPYVVIGAGPSGLAAVRRLVEQEIPVVGVETHADVGGLWDINSSTSTMYDSAHLISSKSMTQFNDFPMRDDVATYPKHTELQAYFSEFADHFDLKKHYRFNTYVSWMEPVDGGWKISLVANGVTEELDVAGVVLANGTLHEPKRLKLPGDFSGEQLHSSEYRDPAIFAGKRVLIVGCGNSGCDIAVDAVHRAKSVDMVVRRGYYFLPKFVMGKPTDTLGGLIKMPGQIKQLLDGLLVRLISGKPSQFGLPDPDYKMYESHPVINSMFLHHIGHGDISVRRNITEVSGNAVHFDDGKLAEYDLILEATGYVLHFPFIDPKHLNWQREAPDLYLKMFTPEHDNLFCVGMVEAAGLGWQPRDDQARIIARFIKGRAKNRAGANKLWDKIRSRVYEPLNAGFNYLKLERMSFYVNKQAYLDALRKTEKQLER
- a CDS encoding DUF6868 family protein, with protein sequence MGYSEITTVLGWMSIIHIVVLSISSLVLIVARPLITRLHSNLTGVAEAELPKLYFNYLANYKIFLVCTSLVPYIALKLM